In Kryptolebias marmoratus isolate JLee-2015 linkage group LG4, ASM164957v2, whole genome shotgun sequence, the following proteins share a genomic window:
- the dstyk gene encoding dual serine/threonine and tyrosine protein kinase — protein sequence MMEGNVQQQRTPLTPLARELTRVFSNYNKHSVQLKKNLKETKLFFREISQNYSNATASTISSDSASLETVQLSCISFPSHEEEFLRNTVGAAPYILVLGQDCAARYQLLNCLLGERLLPLGPAAGEACQGAQGLICKRRKLYFTYGRQTGLSLALPGQYELVHQLAANRGRWDTVPREDLEIHEECEDPAHRLAELEITLHHPMLQEAKVRVVPCSSVQPIEEALEDCAHNVIPVVLYAINQDSLTSEQVAELRKVKEMLSFPICFIRVPDATPVASPEPGRRAEKDREKSSLHKQLLSLGFLNNHMGSCSCGAPTQAPTPGAKPQSMLGESFERLHRLLVPFARQVLQNQQVEAANLLNGLHCRCLDLFINQAFDMQRDLQITPRRLEYTREKEGDLFNSLMAIANRKQEEMKEMIVETLSSMKEQLLEDAANLEFKDIIVTTNGEPVTSKEIKSCIHLIQELIVVRLNQAVANKLISSVDYLRESFVGTLERCLSSLEKSNMDSSVHITSNHLKQLLNAAYHVEVTFHSGSSVTRFVWEQIKQIIHRITFVNPPAITPEWKRKVAQDAIESLSAAKLARSICSQFRTRLNSSHEAFALSLRQLEEGHTGRLERTEDLWLRVRKDHAPRLARLSLESRSLRDVLLHGKPKLGKELGRGQYGVVYLCDSWGGHYPCALKSVVPPDDKHWNDLALEFHYTRSLPRHERLVDLHGSVIDHTYGDGSSIAVLLIMERLHRDLYTGLKAGLTLKERLQIALDVVEGIRFLHSQGLVHRDIKLKNVLLDKQNRAKITDLGFCKPEAMMSGSIVGTPIHMAPELFTGKYDNSVDVYAFGILFWYLCTGSVKLPEAFEKCSSKDQLWNNVKKGSRPERQPTFDEDCWQLMEACWNGDPSLRPLLGIVQPILQSIMERLCGRGSEERSGGLEDSN from the exons ATGATGGAGGGAAACGTCCAGCAGCAGAGAACCCCTTTAACCCCCTTAGCCCGGGAGCTAACCAGGGTCTTCAGCAACTACAACAAGCACTCCGTCCAGCTGAAGAAGAACCTGAAGGAAACCAAGTTGTTCTTTCGGGAGATAAGTCAGAACTACAGCAACGCCACTGCCTCCACAATAAGCTCGGATTCAGCCTCCCTGGAGACAG TTCAGCTCAGCTGCATTTCTTTTCCAAGCCATGAGGAAGAGTTCCTACGTAACACTGTCGGTGCTGCCCCGTACATCCTGGTTCTGGGTCAGGACTGCGCCGCCCGCTACCAGCTGCTCAACTGCCTTCTGGGGGAGCGGCTGCTGCCGCTGGGCCCAGCGGCCGGAGAGGCGTGCCAGGGAGCCCAGGGGCTCATCTGCAAGAGGCGGAAGCTGTACTTCACCTACGGGAGACAGACCGGGCTCAGCCTGGCTCTGCCCGGTCAGTACGAGCTGGTGCATCAGCTGGCCGCCAACCGAGGCCGCTGGGATACGGTACCGCGGGAGGACCTGGAGATCCACGAGGAGTGCGAGGACCCGGCCCACAGGCTGGCAGAGCTGGAAATCACTCTGCATCACCCCATGCTGCAG GAGGCGAAGGTGAGGGTGGTGCCCTGTTCGAGTGTCCAGCCCATAGAAGAGGCCCTGGAAGACTGCGCTCACAACGTGATCCCTGTCGTCCTCTACGCCATCAACCAGGACTCGCTGACCTCGGAGCAGGTGGCCGAGCTCCGGAAGGTCAAAGAGATGCTCTCCTTTCCCATCTGCTTCATTCGCGTCCCCGACGCCACGCCGGTGGCTTCTCCGGAACCCGGCCGCCGGGCGGAGAAGGACAGGGAGAAAAGCTCCTTGCACAAGCAGCTGCTCTCGCTCGGTTTCCTAAACAACCACATGGGCAGCTGTTCCTGCGGCGCCCCCACGCAGGCCCCCACCCCGGGCGCCAAGCCCCAGAGCATGCTGGGCGAATCGTTCGAAAGACTGCACCGGCTGCTGGTTCCGTTTGCCCGCCAGGTGCTCCAAAACCAACAGGTGGAGGCTGCCAACCTGCTCAACGGGCTTCATTGTCGATGTCTAGATCTTTTCATCAACCAG GCCTTCGACATGCAGAGGGACTTGCAGATAACCCCCCGCAGGCTGGAGTACACCCGTGAGAAAGAGGGTGACCTCTTCAACTCCCTGATGGCCATCGCCAACCGAAaacaggaggagatgaaggagatGATCGTGGAGACCCTCAGCAGCATgaaagagcagctgctggaggacgcCGCTAACTTAGAGTTTAAAG ACATCATCGTAACGACGAACGGCGAGCCCGTTACGTCAAAGGAAATAAAGTCCTGCATCCACCTGATCCAGGAGCTGATAGTGGTGCGCTTGAATCAGGCGGTGGCGAACAAGCTGATCAGCTCTGTGGACTATCTGAGGGAGAGTTTCGTGGGAACGCTGGAGCGTTGTCTCAGCAGTCTGGAGAAGTCGAACATGGACTCATCTGTTCACATCACTTCGAATCATCTCAAACAG TTATTAAATGCTGCCTATCACGTGGAGGTCACCTTTCACTCTGGGTCTTCTGTCACGAGATTCGTCTGGGAACAAATCAAACAG ATAATCCACAGGATAACGTTTGTAAACCCTCCTGCCATCACTCCGGAGTGGAAGCGGAAAGTCGCCCAGGATGCGATAGAAAGCCTCAGCGCTGCCAAACTGGCCCGAAGCATCTGCTCCCAGTTCAGAACCCGACTGAACAGCTCCCACGAGGCCTTCGCCTTGTCTCTACGCCAG ctggaggagggcCACACGGGGCGTCTGGAGCGGACCGAGGACCTGTGGCTGCGCGTGAGGAAGGACCACGCCCCTCGGCTGGCTCGCCTGTCGCTGGAGAGCCGCTCCCTGAGGGACGTGCTGCTGCACG GCAAGCCAAAGCTGGGGAAGGAGCTGGGTCGGGGTCAGTACGGGGTGGTGTACCTGTGTGACAGCTGGGGAGGACATTACCCCTGCGCCCTGAAGTCCGTGGTTCCTCCTGATGATAAGCACTGGAACGACTTGGCTTTGGAGTTTCACTACACCAG ATCTCTGCCCAGACACGAGCGGCTGGTGGACCTGCACGGCTCCGTGATCGATCACACCTACGGAGACGGCTCCAGCATCGCTGTGCTGCTCATCATGGAGCGGCTGCATCGAGACCTCTACACGGGGCTGAAG GCCGGCTTAACGCTCAAGGAGAGGCTCCAGATCGCTCTGGACGTGGTGGAGGGGATCCGCTTCCTGCACAGTCAGGGTCTCGTGCACAgagacataaaactgaaaaacgtTCTG TTGGACAAGCAGAACCGAGCGAAGATCACGGACCTGGGCTTCTGTAAACCCGAGGCCATGATGTCCGGCAGCATCGTGGGAACTCCCATCCACATGGCTCCAGAGCTGTTTACAG GAAAATACGATAACTCTGTTGACGTTTACGCCTTCGGGATCCTGTTCTGGTACCTCTGCACCGGTTCAGTGAAACTCCCAGAAGCCTTCGAGAAATGCTCCAGCAAGGACCAGCTCTGGAATAACGTTAAAAAAG GTTCCAGGCCAGAGCGGCAGCCCACCTTCGACGAGGACTGCTGGCAGCTGATGGAGGCGTGCTGGAACGGCGACCCGTCCCTCAGGCCGCTGCTCGGCATCGTGCAGCCCATCCTGCAGAGCATCATGGAGCGTCTGTGTGGCCGCGGCTCGGAGGAGAGGAGCGGCGGCCTGGAGGACTCGAACTGA
- the nuak2 gene encoding NUAK family SNF1-like kinase 2, with amino-acid sequence MEVPPHLPPSCWPAVGGLPAGGDARAPGRVPAKKQAVKRHHHKHNLKHRYEFLETLGKGTYGKVKRARERSGRLVAVKSIRKEKIKDEQDLVHIRREIEIMSSLCHPHIITIYEVFESKDKIVIVMEYASRGDLYDYICDRKSLSEREARHFFRQIVSAVHYCHQNGIVHRDLKLENILLDANGNVKIADFGLSNLYHHDEYLQTFCGSPLYASPEIVNGRPYRGPEVDTWSLGVLLYTLVHGTMPFDGLNHKMLVQQISTGSYRRPSKPSDACGLIRWMLMVNPERRATVEEVAGHWWLNWGYQQALLCERKAGAVEQTPALPSTSSPSGLAGVTSWLRRTSRPLLENGSKMRCLLRPQAAGGDVARQRSLRRSHKENNVSQAVNEGNADSRPHKGILKRRNSVKQKGMSESAAIGPADPPNVLGSSASPQNPTAASPPRKGILKKPTEQESGYYSSSPENSDSGWASQTKDCPSAPTCRKGILKRDGKFSSGGLQEFGSLDQLAASLPREGSRSRPSLAISEDSILSSESFDQLDLPDHVGPPAQLSKPAKASMRGSVSADNLLDIAEDGMLRPWERYGSRVSDSAFSISDRENATETSKRTAS; translated from the exons ATGGAGGTCCCCCCCCACCTCCCGCCGAGCTGCTGGCCGGCCGTCGGAGGACTTCCGGCCGGCGGGGACGCTCGCGCTCCCGGCAGGGTTCCGGCCAAGAAGCAAGCCGTGAAGCGGCACCACCACAAACACAACCTGAAGCACCGCTACGAGTTCCTGGAGACCCTGGGGAAGGGCACCTACGGCAAGGTGAAGAGGGCCCGGGAGCGGTCCGGCAGGCTG gtcGCCGTCAAATCGATCAGAAAGGAGAAGATCAAGGACGAGCAGGACCTGGTGCATATCCGCAGGGAAATCGAGATCATGTCCTCGCTGTGTCACCCGCACATCATCACCATATATGAAG TTTTCGAGAGCAAGGACAAAATCGTGATCGTGATGGAGTACGCCAGCCGAGGAGACCTGTACGACTACATCTGTGACAGGAAGAGTCTCTCCGAGCGGGAGGCCAGGCACTTCTTCAGGCAGATCGTGTCTGCCGTGCACTACTGCCACCAG AATGGAATTGTACACAGGGACCTGAAACTGGAGAACATTTTACTGGACGCCAATGGCAACGTGAAG ATCGCCGACTTCGGACTGTCGAACCTCTACCACCACGACGAGTACCTGCAGACGTTCTGCGGCAGCCCCCTGTACGCCTCCCCGGAGATCGTCAACGGGCGGCCGTACCGCGGGCCGGAGGTGGACACGTGGTCGCTCGGCGTGCTGCTGTACACGCTGGTTCACGGCACCATGCCGTTTGACGGACTCAACCACAAGATGCTGGTGCAGCAGATCAGCACCGGGAGCTACCGCAGACCCAGCAAGCCCTCCG aCGCTTGTGGACTGATCCGCTGGATGCTCATGGTGAACCCTGAGCGCAGGGCTACAGTGGAGGAGGTCGCCGGGCACTGGTGGCTCAACTGGGGCTACCAGCAGGCGCTGCTGTGCGAGAGGAAGGCTGGCGCGGTCGAACAGACCCCGGCGTTACCGTCCACCTCGAGTCCCTCGGGGCTGGCTGGGGTCACCAGCTGGCTGCGCCGGACGTCCAGACCTCTGCTGGAGAACGGCTCCAAGATGCGCTGCCTGCTCCGGCCTCAGGCGGCCGGAGGGGACGTGGCGCGACAGCGCTCGCTGCGGCGATCCCACAAGGAGAACAACGTCTCCCAGGCGGTCAACGAAGGCAACGCGGACTCTCGGCCCCACAAGGGCATCCTGAAGAGGCGGAACAGCGTGAAACAGAAGGGAATGAGTGAAAGCGCCGCCATAGGCCCAGCGGACCCGCCAAACGTTTTGGGCTCGTCTGCTTCGCCGCAGAATCCTACTGCTGCCTCGCCGCCCCGCAAAGGCATCTTAAAGAAGCCCACAGAGCAAGAGTCGGGGTATTACTCGTCCTCTCCTGAAAACAGCGACTCGGGCTGGGCGTCTCAAACGAAGGACTGTCCCTCTGCGCCAACCTGTAGGAAGGGAATCCTGAAGCGCGACGGCAAGTTCTCTTCCGGCGGGCTGCAGGAGTTTGGTTCCCTGGACCAGCTGGCAGCCTCTCTGCCTCGAGAAGGGAGCAGGTCCAGACCCAGCCTGGCCATCAGCGAAGACAGCATCCTGTCCTCAGAGTCCTTCGATCAGCTGGACCTGCCGGACCACGTGGGGCCTCCGGCACAACTCAGCAAACCAGCCAAGGCCAGCATGAGGGGCAGCGTCTCTGCGGACAACCTGCTGGACATCGCCGAGGACGGGATGCTGAGGCCGTGGGAGCGTTACGGCTCCCGAGTGTCCGACAGCGCCTTTTCCATCAGTGACCGTGAGAACGCCACGGAAACCTCCAAACGGACCGCGAGCTAG